One Victivallis lenta DNA segment encodes these proteins:
- the gltB gene encoding glutamate synthase large subunit has product MEQQRQQNGPARRFDRPPVPDNGLYSFGNEHDACGVGMVADLNNVPSHKIVTMGLTVLKRLMHRGAAGGDPDTGDGAGLLLSMPDEFFRKTVAGLPEPGGYGVAMIFGGIGREADIERIVAAEGGRVIAWREVPTVPGEIGRAARESCPAIRQLFIGGEAFADRAAFERKLFVMRRLIEKTLPEAYVCSMSGRSIVYKGLLLATQLEKFYTDLGDPDFKSPLALVHQRYSTNTFPTWNLAHPFRYLAHNGEINTLRGNLNSLRAREPFLASELFGDDMAKILPLVAPGQSDSASLDNMFELLVAAGRDLAHALLMLMPQAWGKNYHLGRDVRGFFEYHSALMEPWDGPAAVAASDGVNACAILDRNGLRPARYTLCGDGLFVLASETGVLDLDPAGVVRRGRLRPGEMIYLDLENRRLLLDGEIKSRAARRRPYRRWVEENKIPVHGLFSEITPSDVPGNLLYMQKLFGYSREDIELLISPMAAGGHEPVGSMGNDAALAVLSAKPQLLFNYFKQLFAQVTNPPIDPIREELVMSLLTYIGNQGNILAETPLHARLVKLQRPVLTDDEVMRLRHIGSADFRAKVLPLEFPAGGDGRMLDRALKRLATDAVAAVQENCRILILSDRNPSPGTTPIPSLLATAAVNRALAAAGLRPGAGIIVQSGEVREIMHFALLIGYGATAVNPYLALETVTRLARDGAIAADPVSAAANYINAVDKGLLKVMSKMGISTLRSYRSGQVFEAVGLSRELIDEYLPGTASRIGGIGLAEIAEEANARRAAAGDGSPLLPDGGVYRFRKDGEQHLWTPASLAAFRQAVQTGDYAKFKEYSKLIDDQAGHLCTLRGLFEFAETKPIPLDEVESVEAIVKRFVSGAMSLGSLSPEAHEAIAVAMNKLGGMSNCGEGGEDAARYTPGPNGENRTSAIKQIASGRFGVTIDYLRHAKDLQIKMAQGAKPGEGGQLPGHKVDKFIARLRHSMPNVTLISPPPHHDIYSIEDLAQLIYDLRNANPKARVSVKLVSEVGVGTVAAGVAKAHADVVLIAGHDGGTGASPLTSIKHAGLPWELGLAEAQQTLVLNQLRSRVRIQVDGQLKTGRDVVIGALLGAEEFGFATTVLVCLGCVMMRKCHENSCPVGVATQDPELRRRFAGKPEYIMNFLRFIAEEVREYLARLGLRSLEEACGRSELLKMNRAIDFYKARNLDFSKILRPAAGPAVRFDASAPKEPLENYDRRELLPKLAASIETGAKAELDCTISNVDRTAGTELSGEVVDRHGAAGLPEDTIRVRFTGCAGQSFGAFLAPGITFELSGEANDFVGKGISGGRIVIRPAPEATCPAAQNVIAGNVIGYGGTSGKIFLAGQAGERFAIRNSGVTLVAEGVGDHGCEYMTGGRVVVLGPTGVNFAAGMTGGLAYVYDETGDFDLRCNVGSVDLETVEPGSEDEAELLALLHEHAGAAGSEKAQAILADWVNCRPKFVKVFPVEYRQALGRMAREDAEAVDRREQDN; this is encoded by the coding sequence ATGGAACAGCAACGACAGCAGAACGGGCCGGCCCGGCGATTCGACCGCCCGCCGGTTCCCGACAACGGGCTTTACAGCTTCGGCAACGAGCACGATGCCTGCGGCGTCGGCATGGTCGCCGACCTCAACAACGTGCCGTCGCACAAAATTGTAACGATGGGGCTGACCGTCCTGAAGCGGCTCATGCACCGCGGCGCGGCGGGCGGCGATCCGGATACCGGCGACGGCGCCGGACTGCTCCTTTCGATGCCGGATGAATTCTTCCGCAAAACGGTCGCCGGACTGCCGGAACCCGGCGGCTACGGCGTGGCGATGATCTTCGGCGGCATCGGGCGCGAGGCGGATATCGAACGCATCGTCGCTGCCGAAGGTGGCCGGGTGATCGCCTGGCGCGAGGTTCCGACCGTGCCGGGCGAGATCGGTCGCGCGGCGCGCGAAAGCTGCCCCGCGATCCGCCAGCTTTTCATCGGCGGGGAGGCGTTCGCGGACCGTGCGGCGTTCGAGCGCAAACTCTTCGTCATGCGGCGGCTGATCGAAAAGACGCTCCCCGAGGCGTATGTCTGCAGCATGTCCGGCCGCAGCATCGTCTACAAGGGACTGCTGCTGGCGACGCAGCTCGAAAAATTTTACACCGACCTCGGCGACCCCGACTTCAAATCTCCGCTGGCGCTGGTCCATCAGCGGTACAGCACGAACACGTTTCCGACCTGGAACCTCGCACACCCGTTCCGCTACCTGGCGCATAACGGCGAAATCAATACGCTGCGCGGCAACCTGAACAGCCTGCGCGCCCGCGAACCGTTTCTGGCCTCGGAGCTCTTCGGAGACGATATGGCGAAAATCCTGCCGCTCGTCGCGCCGGGCCAGAGCGATTCGGCTTCGCTCGACAATATGTTCGAACTTCTCGTCGCGGCCGGCCGCGACCTCGCGCACGCCCTGCTGATGCTGATGCCGCAGGCGTGGGGAAAGAACTATCATCTCGGCCGCGATGTGCGCGGATTTTTCGAATATCACTCCGCTTTGATGGAGCCGTGGGACGGACCGGCCGCGGTGGCCGCCAGCGACGGTGTGAACGCTTGTGCGATTCTGGACCGCAACGGGCTGCGTCCGGCCCGCTATACGCTCTGCGGCGACGGGCTCTTCGTCCTCGCCTCCGAAACCGGCGTGCTCGACCTCGATCCGGCCGGCGTGGTTCGCCGGGGGCGGCTGCGTCCGGGCGAGATGATCTATCTCGATCTCGAAAACCGCCGGCTGCTGCTCGACGGCGAAATCAAAAGCCGCGCCGCCCGCCGCCGTCCGTATCGCCGCTGGGTCGAGGAGAACAAGATTCCGGTTCACGGGCTCTTCTCCGAAATCACACCCTCCGACGTGCCGGGCAACCTGCTCTACATGCAGAAGCTTTTCGGTTATTCCCGCGAAGACATTGAGCTCCTGATCTCCCCGATGGCCGCCGGCGGGCATGAGCCGGTCGGTTCGATGGGCAACGATGCGGCGCTCGCCGTGCTGTCGGCGAAGCCGCAGTTGCTTTTCAATTACTTCAAACAGCTTTTCGCGCAGGTGACCAATCCGCCGATCGACCCGATCCGCGAGGAGCTGGTCATGAGTCTGCTGACCTATATCGGCAACCAGGGGAACATTCTCGCCGAGACGCCGCTTCACGCCCGGCTCGTAAAGCTGCAGCGCCCGGTTCTGACCGACGACGAGGTCATGCGGCTGCGCCACATCGGTTCGGCCGATTTCCGTGCGAAAGTGCTGCCGCTGGAGTTCCCGGCCGGCGGCGACGGACGCATGCTCGACCGGGCGCTGAAGCGCCTGGCGACCGACGCCGTCGCGGCGGTGCAGGAGAACTGCCGCATCCTGATCCTCTCCGACCGGAATCCGTCCCCGGGGACGACGCCGATTCCGTCGCTGCTGGCGACCGCGGCGGTCAACCGCGCGCTGGCTGCGGCCGGGCTGCGGCCCGGCGCCGGCATCATCGTCCAGTCCGGCGAGGTCCGGGAAATCATGCATTTCGCGCTCCTCATCGGTTACGGAGCCACGGCGGTCAACCCGTACCTCGCGCTCGAAACCGTGACCCGGCTGGCTCGCGACGGCGCGATTGCGGCCGACCCGGTCTCTGCCGCCGCGAATTACATCAACGCGGTCGACAAAGGGCTCCTGAAGGTCATGTCGAAGATGGGTATTTCGACGCTGCGCAGCTACCGTTCCGGACAGGTGTTCGAGGCGGTCGGCCTCTCGCGCGAACTCATCGACGAGTATCTGCCCGGAACCGCGAGCCGGATCGGCGGCATCGGGCTGGCCGAAATCGCCGAAGAGGCGAATGCGCGCCGGGCTGCGGCCGGGGACGGGAGCCCGCTCCTGCCGGACGGCGGCGTCTACCGTTTCCGCAAAGACGGCGAACAGCATCTCTGGACGCCCGCCTCGCTCGCCGCCTTCCGCCAGGCCGTTCAGACCGGCGACTATGCGAAGTTCAAGGAGTATTCGAAACTCATCGACGATCAGGCCGGGCATCTCTGCACGCTGCGCGGACTTTTCGAATTCGCCGAAACCAAGCCGATTCCGCTCGATGAGGTCGAGAGCGTTGAGGCGATCGTAAAGCGCTTTGTCTCCGGCGCGATGTCGCTGGGCTCCCTGAGCCCCGAGGCGCACGAGGCGATCGCGGTTGCGATGAACAAGCTCGGCGGCATGAGCAACTGCGGCGAGGGCGGCGAGGATGCGGCCCGCTACACGCCGGGGCCGAACGGCGAGAACCGCACGAGCGCGATCAAGCAGATCGCCTCCGGACGCTTCGGCGTCACCATCGATTACCTGCGCCATGCGAAGGATTTGCAGATCAAGATGGCTCAGGGCGCCAAGCCGGGCGAGGGAGGGCAGCTGCCGGGGCACAAGGTCGATAAATTCATTGCGAGGCTGCGGCATTCGATGCCGAATGTGACGCTGATCTCCCCGCCGCCGCATCACGACATCTATTCGATCGAAGATCTCGCGCAATTGATCTACGACCTCAGGAATGCGAATCCGAAGGCGCGCGTTTCGGTCAAGCTCGTCTCCGAAGTCGGGGTCGGGACGGTCGCGGCGGGTGTCGCCAAGGCGCACGCCGATGTCGTCCTCATTGCGGGGCATGACGGCGGCACCGGGGCCTCTCCGCTGACCAGCATCAAGCACGCCGGGCTGCCGTGGGAGCTCGGCCTGGCCGAAGCCCAGCAGACGCTCGTGCTGAACCAGCTGCGCAGCCGGGTAAGAATCCAGGTCGACGGCCAGCTGAAGACCGGGCGCGATGTCGTGATCGGCGCGCTGCTCGGGGCCGAGGAGTTCGGCTTTGCGACGACCGTGCTGGTCTGCCTCGGCTGCGTCATGATGCGCAAATGCCACGAGAACTCCTGCCCGGTCGGCGTGGCGACGCAGGACCCGGAGCTGCGCAGGCGCTTCGCGGGCAAGCCGGAGTACATCATGAACTTCCTGCGTTTCATCGCCGAAGAGGTCCGCGAATATCTTGCCCGGCTCGGGCTGCGTTCTCTCGAAGAGGCGTGCGGCCGCAGCGAACTTTTGAAAATGAACCGGGCGATCGATTTCTACAAGGCGAGGAATCTGGATTTCTCGAAGATTCTGCGCCCTGCCGCCGGCCCGGCCGTCCGCTTCGACGCTTCCGCGCCGAAGGAACCGCTCGAGAATTACGACCGCCGCGAACTCCTGCCGAAGCTCGCCGCGAGCATTGAGACCGGCGCGAAGGCTGAACTCGACTGCACGATCAGCAACGTCGACCGCACGGCCGGAACCGAGCTTTCGGGCGAGGTGGTCGACCGGCACGGGGCGGCGGGGCTGCCGGAGGATACGATCCGCGTCCGCTTTACCGGATGCGCCGGACAGAGCTTCGGCGCGTTTCTGGCGCCCGGCATCACCTTCGAGCTTTCGGGCGAGGCGAACGACTTTGTCGGCAAGGGGATCTCGGGCGGCCGGATCGTAATCCGGCCCGCGCCGGAAGCGACCTGTCCGGCCGCGCAGAACGTGATTGCGGGCAACGTGATCGGTTATGGCGGAACCTCGGGAAAAATTTTTCTCGCCGGGCAGGCGGGCGAACGGTTCGCAATCCGGAATTCCGGCGTGACGCTGGTCGCCGAGGGGGTCGGCGACCACGGCTGCGAATACATGACCGGCGGCCGGGTCGTCGTGCTCGGGCCGACCGGGGTGAATTTCGCGGCGGGCATGACCGGCGGGCTCGCGTACGTCTACGACGAGACCGGAGACTTCGACCTGCGCTGCAACGTCGGGAGCGTCGATCTTGAGACGGTCGAGCCCGGCAGCGAGGACGAGGCCGAGCTTCTCGCGCTGCTGCATGAACACGCCGGCGCGGCCGGCAGCGAAAAGGCGCAGGCGATTCTTGCGGACTGGGTGAACTGCCGGCCGAAGTTCGTGAAGGTCTTTCCGGTCGAGTACCGCCAGGCGCTCGGACGCATGGCCCGCGAGGACGCCGAAGCGGTCGACCGCCGCGAGCAGGACAATTGA
- a CDS encoding glutamine synthetase III: MSNLNRIKAVNAVAEICGAEPMPAGPVDLGYYAEDVFNIDVMREYLSKSSCEKLLATITKGEPLDPDIAGDVAHAMKHWALERGATHYTHWFQPLTGSTAEKHDAFLEPKDAKAIMTFSGKNLIVGEPDASSFPSGGLRSTFEARGYTAWDPTSPAFIKRHANGATLCIPTAFCSYTGEALDKKTPLLRSMQALSISTKRLMKCFGLPEERVTITLGPEQEYFLIDKHFYLQRPDLLQTGRTVFGAPPPKHQQLEDHYFGSIKGRILAFMTEVEQELWKLGIPAKTRHNEVAPAQFELAPMFEELNLACDHNMLVMEVLRQVADRHGLVCLLHEKPFAGINGSGKHNNWSVAYGKNNLLNPGNDPHQNAIFLTVLTAIIEAVNLHSDLLRAAVTGAGNDHRLGANEAPPAIISMYLGDQLADVIDQLEKGAPTSSRHPGAMKIGADTLPPLPRDATDRNRTSPFAFTGNKFEFRAPGSSQSCSGPNTILNTIVAEAFDRMSDVLENLKKDEFNSGLQKHLQKVIRANKRIIFNGDGYTEEWLKEAGKRGLPNAKTTMEALRCLTAPENIAMLEKYGVYNRRELESRFEVFLEEYHRRIRIEGEIALEIAASMIAPVVTAEYGKAARALAAAKEAGLTTGLAALQKSAAGLGAGLDELNAKLDALRTALGGLHEEIIAAMAELRHTVDSLERLVADECWPLPKYREMLFVY; this comes from the coding sequence ATGAGCAACCTGAACCGAATCAAGGCCGTCAACGCGGTGGCGGAAATCTGCGGAGCGGAGCCGATGCCGGCCGGCCCGGTCGATCTCGGCTATTACGCCGAGGACGTGTTCAATATCGACGTCATGCGCGAATACCTGTCGAAATCGAGCTGCGAGAAGCTGCTCGCGACCATCACGAAGGGCGAACCGCTCGACCCCGACATCGCCGGCGACGTCGCCCATGCCATGAAGCACTGGGCGCTCGAACGCGGCGCGACCCACTACACGCACTGGTTCCAGCCGCTGACCGGTTCGACGGCCGAAAAGCACGACGCGTTCCTCGAGCCGAAGGATGCGAAGGCGATCATGACCTTCTCGGGCAAGAACCTGATCGTCGGCGAGCCCGACGCCTCAAGCTTCCCGTCCGGCGGGCTGCGCTCGACCTTCGAGGCGCGCGGCTACACGGCGTGGGACCCGACCAGCCCGGCCTTCATCAAGCGGCACGCCAACGGCGCGACGCTCTGCATCCCGACCGCGTTCTGCAGCTACACCGGCGAAGCGCTCGATAAGAAAACGCCGCTGCTGCGCTCGATGCAGGCGCTGTCGATCTCGACGAAACGGCTGATGAAATGCTTCGGACTGCCCGAAGAGCGGGTCACGATCACGCTCGGTCCGGAGCAGGAGTACTTCCTCATCGACAAGCACTTCTATCTCCAGCGCCCGGACCTCCTCCAGACCGGCAGGACGGTCTTCGGCGCACCGCCGCCGAAGCACCAGCAGCTCGAAGACCACTATTTCGGTTCGATCAAAGGCAGAATCCTCGCCTTCATGACCGAGGTCGAACAGGAGCTCTGGAAGCTCGGCATCCCGGCCAAGACCCGTCACAACGAGGTTGCCCCGGCCCAGTTCGAACTCGCCCCGATGTTCGAAGAGCTGAACCTCGCCTGCGACCACAATATGCTCGTCATGGAAGTTCTGCGGCAGGTGGCCGACCGCCACGGCCTCGTCTGCCTGCTGCATGAGAAGCCGTTCGCCGGAATCAACGGCTCCGGCAAGCACAACAACTGGTCAGTCGCTTACGGAAAGAACAACCTGCTCAATCCCGGCAACGACCCGCACCAGAACGCGATCTTCCTGACCGTGCTGACCGCGATCATCGAAGCGGTGAACCTGCACAGCGACCTGCTGCGCGCCGCCGTCACCGGGGCCGGCAACGACCATCGTCTCGGCGCGAACGAGGCGCCGCCGGCGATCATCTCGATGTACCTCGGCGACCAGCTCGCGGATGTGATCGACCAGCTTGAAAAGGGCGCGCCGACCTCGAGCCGCCACCCGGGCGCGATGAAGATCGGCGCCGATACGCTCCCGCCGCTGCCGCGCGACGCGACCGACCGCAACCGGACGAGTCCGTTTGCCTTCACCGGCAACAAGTTCGAATTCCGCGCGCCGGGTTCGAGCCAGTCCTGTTCCGGGCCGAACACGATCCTCAACACGATCGTGGCCGAGGCGTTCGACCGCATGAGCGACGTGCTGGAGAATTTGAAGAAAGACGAATTCAATTCCGGGCTCCAGAAGCACCTGCAGAAGGTCATCCGGGCGAACAAGCGGATCATCTTCAACGGCGACGGCTACACGGAGGAGTGGCTGAAGGAGGCCGGAAAACGCGGACTCCCGAACGCGAAGACCACCATGGAGGCGCTGCGCTGCCTGACCGCCCCGGAGAACATCGCGATGCTCGAGAAATACGGCGTCTACAACCGCCGCGAACTCGAATCCCGCTTCGAGGTGTTCCTCGAGGAGTATCACCGCCGCATCCGGATCGAGGGCGAGATCGCGCTCGAAATCGCCGCGAGCATGATCGCCCCCGTGGTCACCGCCGAATACGGCAAGGCCGCCCGGGCGCTCGCCGCCGCGAAGGAGGCCGGACTCACAACCGGGCTTGCCGCGCTGCAGAAGAGCGCCGCCGGCCTCGGCGCCGGACTCGACGAACTCAACGCGAAGCTTGATGCGCTCCGAACCGCGCTCGGCGGGCTGCACGAGGAGATCATCGCGGCGATGGCGGAGCTCCGGCACACGGTCGATTCGCTCGAACGGCTCGTGGCCGACGAGTGCTGGCCGCTGCCGAAGTACCGCGAAATGCTCTTCGTCTACTGA